ttacatttatatatttatatacttcaaacactttttttcatacttttttattatcatttttgtttttatttatttttaactgacTATCCCATTTCTAATTTGTACTATTGGAAACTGTTCtgatttgaaacaaaattttctaattattttctctctattcatattaaataatgcaataaaaatatattaaatgtaattaaaaaactattgaTGTATTGGGTTGTCGGCGAGGATAAAGAAGTTTCGTGTGAGTTTGGAAAGGACATGCTGTATCTCTGCGCACCTTATTTGCAGCCATTTTTCACTGCTCCAAACATCTTATTTTgtccttttcttctttgtacGGTTGTGTGTACCcaataaaaaaatccaaacaaCTAAATTTTATGAGTAACTCAGTTAATTATACTATATTCTAAGTTTCTTAGGTGTCAATTTCTTTGAATTGCATGTCATGTATCACGTAAAAGTtgaacttttaatataaaatataggaaaacttcataaataatattaattgaattctATGCATGACTCGAATCTTTTGACTTAGGATGTTCAATAGTATTGGAATGAGTACCCCAATTTATCATATTGTAATCATGGATCTTACGTTAAAATGTGTGTCATCTGAAACTCTTGTATTTCAATGTAAGAAAATAACGACTAAAatgttcaaaaaatataacaaaatcttACACCGAAATATGTGTCATTATGCGCCTTCTAAAATATAAGTGTTTGGTTGACTTGACAAAAAACCTATTTTCATCTATGTCTTTGTGCCACACGATATACATATACCAatgcttaatttttatttttattgtctcgaataatatttaattatttttaaatactaaattagAAAGTACGATACTAAATAGTAATTACGTATAAACGattataacttattatttttataaaatgtaagaggaaaatttgttttaataattttagtaagTTGAGTACATATAAAATAGCTAAATGCTgaaggagaaaatgaaaaataatacaacaaaaaaaGTTTTCCAAATAAACAAAGTTAAGAATTGAGataagataaattaataaatagatgAAATTGACTTTTAAGTGCTCTAAATTGCAatccattatttttaaaaaaaatcaagacaataaaaatgaaaaaatattatatatgtaaatgagattatgataaaaagaaactttatcttaaaaattagttttataaaattgaattatatttaaaatcgTATTCATTGGTATCATAATTATCTAATTGGATTTATGGTATTATGGGGCGAATTTTAACTATCTATGTATAACTTACACTTGATAGGTATATGTCtcgaaataatatatatatatatggtttgttAATGTGcgtatgcctgtttttcagttggtacattttaacaatgtgtaccgagttttagtagacaaaaatactctcatatattatggattctaagttttaaagtcaagagtatttgaataattttaattctcaaaataaaaagaagaaaaaaaaagaaatctcaaacccttacttacctccctcattcctctcaaccttttctatTTCATCTCTtccactccaaccttttctctatcatctatGGTAGGTTCAactaaaaaaatcagaaatattcgtcgttaaacaatttgtctttgtaaagatttgagtcattggcatattcgccCTAAGGCAAAggttcaagatctcttcaatttcatcatcttcactaacctctctaatttcatcatctgcagatGTTGTATCATCATCTCTTAAACAACctccaggccaattaccaattccttctgatgtgattatgcttgtgaaaattagataaaattagataagacaaaaattataaaatgaaaactcattataaaatcacttttgtaaaaaattgtttaataacgagtgtttctgattttttccaagCCAATTACTAATTCCTTTGATGTCATTATGTTtgtgaaaaattagataaaattatataggacaaaaattataaaataaaaactcattataaaatcattttttgtaagaaattgtttaacaacaaatgtttctgatttttttccaGACGAATTatcaattccttcatatgtcattatgctcatgaaaattagataaaattagataagataaaaattataaaatgaaaactcattatgaaatcatttttttgtaagaaattgtttaaccaGTGTTTCTGATTCTTTCAATTTGGGCTACAATAGAgatgatgacaaagaaaatgtttaagTGAAAGAGACAAAAGAGAAAGGGGTTtaagtgaaagagatgaaagagaaagggttgagaggaacgaGGGAGGTAATACGGGTTTgggagttttcttcttcttttttttttagtttttagaatgaaaattattcaaatatcattgactttaaaacttagaatccataatatatgagagtatttttgCCTACTAAAACCCaatacacattattaaaatgtaccaactgaaaaacaggcgtacacgCGTTAAAAAttatgcaataaaaaaattattcttaagaGAGAGGGTGAAACagaatgaaaacaattttttaaaattacctaataataaatgttttaatgatttaaaactaaaatgtatATAGCGAACAAAACAATCCCATAttcgaatttaaaaaatcatacattATCTATTTTCCTAATTATACTCCatcaatacaaaattttactttaagataaagaaaatatatgtcaagaatttactttaaaaattaacttaaatcaATCTGAGTTTATGAATTACATGGATTtacttattaaatttaataaatacaaaatataataatatttttgtattcataatctttacacacatatatattatgaaataactataattttttaaaatgaaaatagacCGATCTACTAATAATTTATCaacttaaatatgtttgactCATGACGGCTTCATTTTGATACACATCTTTTAAGAAGATTTTCAATTGAATTCAAACCTGTAATAAATAAGATTGACTGAcaagttacaattttttttttctcacttgcAAATGAAACACATAAAACATTATAATGGACGAAAAAAATATCATGGATGTTGCTCTCCAAGAAGTGAATGAATTATCATATGCTTTCAAGAAGATTCGTTGATGAGAGTTTAATGCATATATATGAATAACACACGTGATAGCATGGTTATtaaactctcgagttaactcTTAAACTTTTACGAGTTTAAGTTTCCAGACATGACTTTCGAGTTAACTTGGAAGTAAACTCTTTTTTACGTAAACTCAGCagaattaattgtgaaatcggTAGCATCGTGTAGAATCGCGAGTTTGGAACGATTCTACGAACTTGAAAGggagaaaaattaagaaaaacaagatcGTTTGGtctttttgtattatatatttaatgaaatgcatcaaagttaatgacaataatccaaatatttatgttttacaatatttatttttatgaactatatatgtataaattttatttatttaaagtttatataattttgtagacttatttgaattaagatattatttatatagtatttttatctgaagtaaactcttacgagtttacgagtcgagtttactcGATTATCaagagtttacgtaaactcgtgagtTTGATAACCTTGCGTGATAGAATATTTCTTAAACACTGATCTAGCAGAACTCTTTAGTTTGTATATGAAAAAcagtatgttattttaataattaaatgcaacatttttttcaactatATATAACATTCTGGATTTGTGTTATTCAATCATGAGTTATGTTCTTACATTTTGACTATCCAATTTGTgttaatatactttaattttactaagattttctttttgttttatccaacaaacaattaataatctAGCCCAATAATCATAGATCATTCTTGTACTGTTAACTCTGCGAAACACGAAAAATATACAAAGATATGTAATGTTTGCTCACAGATTGTTGAGTCAATTAAGATGGAAGTTTTAATGACAAGAAGTTTTAACAAGcaaattttatgtgttttaatattgatattttgtttcagaataaataaaaagaatatgacAAATCAGTTATAGAAGAAACAATGAAGAAtcgaagtaaaaaaaaaaaaataaatctacaaGCACAAGATGCGAAGTCCTGGAAGTAGAACTtgtaaaccaaataaaaaaaaaaaaaattagctaGAAGCATTTAACCACTACCATACCAAAGTTATACTGATGTTTATTGTAACAACCAATCAAATTTATAAGTATTTGTTTATATGTCATGTATTTGATCAATACTatctttcaaacaaaaattataaatgattagatcaaaataataatatatctttcacatattatcaatcaaatttaactttaaaaattagaatacaaacataataaaattgttttatttttgcaaCACTTCAATAATCCATTATTAATAATAGAGACCACAATACATTAGTTTGGTTTTAATACTTTGAGTTTTGATAgctttaattttagttttacttGACATACTTTtagtttatagtttttattagtacatacaaaattgaaattcaattatgaatatatatgaaATGTTAAACgggtgattttttattttttaagtttggtaaaactataaaaatgaacgatttattaaaaataaaattacgaTGGATTTGTTAGTGCATACTTCAGTTGACAGGATGTCAAGATATTGATGTTAATTTGATTCCTTTTCACCATTCTAAAAATGGTACTCAGCAGTCTTAGGCGTTGGATATTCTGAATTTCCTCTATTAAtcaatgtcttttttttttttttctaacctcAAATTAACATATTTCACTACCACATTCGAGTTTGGAAAGATATCaaagttgaaaataataaacttcaaaacttgttttttaataataaaaatatttacattaactTTTGATACTtcatatacataaatttaagaaaacttaGAAATTCTCTAATAAATCTCAAAACccaatatacataaaaattacaaacagAAACTTTTGTCTAACGCAAGTCGTTCAACATACAGTATGTAGACAAATTTATccttcttgaaaaaaaaaatattctcaaattCGTATAATTTGGAAACTCTTTATAATCGATGCTTTTAAATGAGTTGAAGAACTGTTCCAGAACATTACTAACTGTATCATTGACTTGTGCTGTTGCAATCAGAGTATGGACAATAGCGGAAAACTATTTAGAAATTCTACTAATAAAGTGTTGGAATTAAGTTAACagttagcaaaaaaaaaatatcggTAAGAATTAAATACATGTAACCCATagacaaattaaattaaacatccTTATAGATAAGTTTCACCAACACAATTAAATATCCATGTATAAAACTTTCATTTCTAAATATTCACCAACTTATAATTCAGGTTGATTAGATCGTTTtaaccatattttatttttcaacttttccatgttatagaaatttaaattatatagtaTCAGTAGGATACAGTATATTAAAATAGTAgttatatatacaaattaaaacagTTGTTATGTTAACCTAGAATTTGCATGGTTTGATCTTCTAATGCAGGATTAACAAGTAAAATAGGATGTAAgagtgaaataaaataagatgaaagaataatataataaactattatGCATTctgtttaatatataaataagctACTGTTTATGAAGTATGATAAGATTCAATGAATACaaattaagataatatattttatgtgataTAGATAGATTTAAGTACAAATTCCAGAATAAGGaactatagaaaaaaaaagaaaagaaaaagaggagagaGACGTGTACATGGCTGGTTCAAGGCTTTTTAGATAATCATGAAATGCTGATATAAaccttattatttatattcatcgGGTAATTAAAGTTTATCCATATAAGAAAGTGTATGAAAGTATGAGGTAAGATATGATAATCTATAAAATGGAGAGAGCTTTACtaaaaggaaaggaaagttttaaaagaataaggatAAAAAGAGGTGGGTGTTGTGTCGGTGAAACAATCAAACACATGGTGTGCAATAATATGAAATGGggattttaacaaatatttgtttgCAGAGTACGTTAACCATAAATGGAGACGCTGAGAGAATTTAAGCGGTAATGAACCTTGAATTGATCGTAGAATATGGTAATTGATTGCATGCATCTAACTCTCGGtgtccttcttcttcctcacttaCGCCGTGTCCAGAACCAATTCATTGCCAAGAACAAAAGTGTCAGAGAGGAAGGTAACTTAGATGACAGTTGTTGAGTGAACTTGTCTTGTTGCCCATCACACATTTAAGTGTAATTAAATCTATAATTGTACTCTGTAAAGAACAAAACGGGTTCAGAAAGATCAaacaccattttcattttcaaattttatcacCATTATCACAATATTCATCagaacaataaaaattattttaagaaaaaaagtttaaaacaatatatttaagagTATTTTACCGATTTATACTGACCTTTGAATTCTTAGCAGGAAATTATTGAATTCACTGTGAAGCAAAAAGAGACAGAACATTGGGCTGGAGCCCCACTGTTCGAATTGAAGCCCTGACATGAACATGAAACTGGTATTCAGACAGAGTTGTTAGTACAGTACCTTGAAGTACTCTCAGGAATTATAGTCTATCTTCAATCAAGAATATCGATCAATGCCCTCAGCGACTAacattcttcaaataaaaatcatccaatattttattttcatttttttcttctctcttaaatttaatataattatttatagacGAAGATGTCAAGAGAactttcttactttttaatatttatctgaGAGTtgtgaatatttattaaatttgtttttatttaatgaagtGTTATCTCGtacattttttaagttaaaattatgagagagttttagttttcaaaatgtataatactttaaaaatattattattgactctaataaattattcttaCATGATTAAGTATTAGAAGATCATCATTGACTGGATTCACGTTAAAGATtacctttatatattttttcttcttatgttATTCTACAACTTGTTTGATGATAttgtttgttttagtttattttaattttgaatggctttgatcttaaaaaaataaaacgatgGCATCAATTATTGTGATATGGTTCGACATATAGGGGTAGGAGATCTcgtacaatttaaaataaatcgttcttttttattttcataaggATTATATAATTTGGGAATACAGAGGATTAGTTTAATAAAGTgacaataaactaatataattattggtgtctttcattttacttttacataTTGACATTCAACCTGAAGTgagcttaaattttgttttcttaaaataaatatctcgTTTTAAAGAAACGATTTATTCATTtacaacaatatttaaaaaatcatctaaGTGGGATGAATATCTTCGATGTTAACACTTTAAAATggaattataaataatattaattatgaaattatttgggtaaaataattaattatttgaaacaggtagaaaaatgaattatttgatttttaatcataaaaccttaaaaactaatttttaattaaatcagaatatatttataataaaaggagGTTGTTCATATATCTAAAACAAGTATCCATAAAACTGTTTTATTCCTTCTATGTTATATTAATCAGAGCATAAAATGACGTTTAACTTTCACCACAGGTAAAACTTCCATATATACCTTTTGACTGAGAGAGAAAATTTCCATGTGGTATCTGTTTCTTCCTAAAAAATAGTGTGTGACGCAGTCTAtaagattttattcttttgagTCTACAAATGGATTTCTTCAATGTGTCATCCATCAGGCTAGTGATTTGAAGTTGTTTGGACGCATATGTTCAGATCACTCTGATTCCTAACTCTTTTGGCATTTTGTTGTATCAAATAGTTACATAAAACTATTTGGGGATTTCCTAAAGGAACATTACTATTTAAAGTTAAAGCtaattaatatacatattaattattcatttaatttccaAGGCCTTTCTTAAATACAACAAAATCATGACCAAAATGTGAACACTGGTAATAATCAATATCTCGCATGAATTATTAATCTTAATTATGtgaaaaatgaagaatataaatttcttaAGTTTATACTATTCTTTTACCTTTCATTTTTACATTAGCATTGGACTCTGTGTATTATATAATGAATCAAATTCTCTTAAAATACTAGCAGTAGTAAACATAGCCCACCAACTACTTAACCTAATAAGATTAACCCTTATCCCCACATTAATACCGTGTCTATTTGTCGTAAccttttcaataattattcggtccaaattacaataaataaagtaattaacaAATGCAATGGATGGACCAAACTAGCCGTAAGTTAAAGATGCAAAATCCATTATGTTGCATTAAATTATGGAGCCTAACGTATAAGTACTTAGCTTTTCTccataattgtagtttaatctTCTGAACCACCCTATATTCTTATCACTCAACTTTGTCTTTAAAGCATAGATCGGCTTTAGAATCTActttaacaaaataatgaacAGCTCTTAAAACaaccattaaaaatatgttgagttgcaaactttttaaaaattttacttaGACATTGTCATAACAAAGTTAACCAAAGTACAGTTTATGTTATATGTTCTTAGAACAACACGGGACGAAACATACAAAGATGTTTCAGAGAATGTTCTATTTATCAAATGAAATTTACAATAATTgctatatgtttttaattcataatatacTGTTTTTCTTATTATGCTGGATTCTTAACTCCTAATTAATGCTTATAATTTTGATAGGCTTGACAATTTGAATgatggaataaaaaaatatttattattattattattattatgtgtaagtgagttttatagttttaaaaaaagtaaactattaatatataaaatgtatgaaTATGTTAGAATTGTAGGTAGTTGCCTCTGTGATTTATTCTGAATAACGACAAGAAGAGTgacataaaaacaaagaaatagacAAGGGGTATAATTGTTTGAGGTAGGCCTGAACAAAATTGGTCGAAATTCTTGCACAATTCTGACTTATAGACAGTATACACTGGAAAAGAGTAAACTAAATTTTCCTTCAGGGGATCTCTATCTAACACATGTACTACTTCAAAATCATCATATGCACCATTTCAACATAATTATCATAGTGGTATGATTATATTCACTTCGAAAAGGGCTCAATAAATAGAAATGCCTTATAAACGATGTAGAATTTATTAGACGTGTTAAAAgtagatattaaattttatttgaagtaaatcaaattatatagaTTATTAGTGAATTTTTAGTCTTAACTCATTTCATAAAATTGACtttaagataagatttacatttcacttatactataatttatcttatctttaattaatacgAGATTTCTAATAtacaagagagaagaaaacaCCTTATATCAAGTCTTGCCATAGAGACATAAGATTAAAATTCTGCAATGATGCTTAATGTTAAcaatacaataaattttttatgtaaatttattaaaatatatttttcacagGTGTGAGCTTTTGTCTTCCTCTTACACGTTCTTACTTGCATGTGAACTCCTTCATCACCAAACATGCAAATCTAACTTTACAATAGTATAGTTTCAGTGGATCTCGCAACAAAACGATGAAGCTATGCAATCATAATCaaattgatatgaaaaaaaaatggaatttatGATCTTCAAATTTACTTTAAGATggttaattaatttctatttttttttgtaatatacggtatttatttgtgttgaatatagtgTTTCGACGTCATTCTTAAATTCCTAAAGTAGAAAATTGAGTTTGTATGGTGAAATGTAGTTTAGGTATGAGTTAGATCCAGAGAGAGATAGTAAGGTTGTAGTTGGAGTATTAGAAGTGGCATTACTTTCTCCAACATAAGTGTACTCTGATATTCAACACCTCGTGAATTATAAGATCAAGCCCTCGTGTCCCCCCTACGAGAGTAGGACAAATCTCACTCAATTTGTCGGTTATGATTAATCAAATCTTCTTATGTCTTTTGCACGTGCCTTAAATGTCCCATTCATAATTTTCATACCCtatattattttctcaaatttctcACACTACTACTTCAAACATTTGCATGTGTTCTcacgtttttttaaatattttgctaGATTCCAcccaaatatttttctatttttattacacACCCTTTCTTTCAGTCATTTGTCGCCTATTATTATATCTAAtctaacattataaataaaactattagttgtattttttttttttaaaaaaaaaggattctTCGTTGTTTTTTCTCCCACTCACATGAACGCCTTAAATTGTCCCTACGAGACAAGATAGCATCCTATTGGTAAATCAGTGAAAAGATGCAACTGGGCTCTGCCACGCtaaagtttttcagattcaaagGCATTACATGCAAAATGTTATGGAAATTTCAcgtaattttgtaattaaattttcataagaaccaaaaattacttattcagataaaaaaaatatttcaaactatataataatattattttacctttttataatACATGGTTGTGCTATATGATAGAAATATGTCGGTATCACTTTACTGAATGAAGAGTTTCTGAATAGCAGCAGCTGTTACAGTAATGGgagaaatgaaaatgatgatgaacACTGGTATTGTATAAGGTGTTGTGATGTAAAGTATGGTGCAGGTAGAAAAGGCAATGAAAATAGCAGACACGTAGAACAGAGGGGAAAAAACGAAAAACCAACAAAGACAGTGACATAAAGCAGCTGAAATTACAGGCTATTTAATGCCGTGGCATAAGAAACCGGTGGGTGGCTGTGTGTGTTGTGCCAGCAATGAGCAGTGGGGAAGAAGTACTACACTGCAATCACTAAACTCACCTACCAAAATAAGGACGGGGATGATTCAGAGAACCGTGCTATAAATGAAAGTCTGAAAAACTTCaattaatcaaaacaaaaaccttATTTGGGTCATCTAAGCTTTGCAAAACACCCTATGATATCAGTTTGACGTAAAAGAAATGGGAAattttttcctatattttttcattctctttctgTGTGTAGTGTAATACAGAGTTGAAATTTCTGAATTGAGGCTAACGATATATCCATTTCTTTGTATTAATTGTTTCACGTATGGTcgtgtaaatattttaaatgtaagaATCTATAAtggttaataatttttataatattatttccaATTTTATCTGACATTTATCAGAGTCCTTTTTGGAAGTCTTGAAGCGAGAAGTCTCGTATTTGGTGATGAATGTTCTATATTCACACATTTCAACTATCATTTTTTACcaacatatatattttgtatgaatTAATGTTGAAAGAATGTGGGAGTAGGTGGAAACATATCAAATGTTtgttttatagaataaaattgatgCAATATGTTGGAAGTTAATTTGgactaaaatttttttaaaaaaaaatctggagaaagtaataaaacaaattcaaactTGATTTGGGAGCTTTTAGCCTGGATTGCATGATAGTactttgtttcaaattttatctTGAAATGAAAAAAGTGATTGATCACGAGCCAAGTCGTGGTGCTCCCACTCCGCGAATCACGCAGCCATTTTGGGAATTAACAGTCACATGGAACGGTAATCGCCATTTACCAAAACATGTCTCAGAAAAGAAACggtaatttataaaaaaaaaaaaaaaaactacaaaaatcaTGTCATCGTTAGGAAAAAATGTCTCACACCATTTTCACCAGTTCAAGTTAGTCAAAATCAGAACCGGAAACACGAGAGAGGGAAGCTCTACCATGTCATTTTTATTAACTGCTATTCACTCCGACAacaacagataaaaaaaaacttgaggACCTTTTTTAATCGTGGCCTAATCTTGATACAAGTCAAAgcgtaaaaatattaaaaaaaaacgcCGTTAGCGAGAGTCTTACGGCGGCACCTTGCAGGGACTGGGTGGCAGACTAGTCTTTCCGGTAGCAACAAGACGTTGCACGAAGCTCTCGATTCTGTCAGCGTTAGTTTCTTGCAGTAATCGTTTTCCACCAAACGGTAACGATTCCAACACTCTCTCGTTCAACACCTtgtcttcttttccttctcccaAACCGAACGCCTGCATCATCAGATGCCGTCAATTAACTCCGTTATACACAATGGAAAGATAAATGGTCACATTCGGATGAGGAAGTAGAGTTCAGTTCACTGAGACCGAGGCTATTAACTGAATCGAATTTCAATTAAAGAGAGCATTAATGGCGTACCTGAATCCTGACATAATCCGTACGGTTCCAACAGAAGGCGTTCCCTAACATCTGGTCAACGGTTTCTGAAACGCCATCCAGCGCAATGTCAACCACTGTCGACGTGGAGCACTCACCGGCGGTGTTTATTCTCTTAGCCGGCGCTCCGTTTCCGATCGAGAGCACGAGGAGATCCTCCACGCCGTTCACCGACGGGAAGTCGCGCTTATTGTGGAGGACGTGCGTGACGGCCGCTGCCGCCGGGTTATTCATCACAAGGCCGCCGTCAACGGCGGCGCACGAGGTCTTACCGTCGACAGAGGCGAAATGGAATGGCGCGAAGAGGCCAGGCGTGGCTGAAGTGGCTCGGCACGCCTTCCAAAGGTCGAAGTTGAAACTCGGTGACTCGGATGCGTCGGCTCGGGAGAACACAAATGGCGCA
The sequence above is drawn from the Vigna radiata var. radiata cultivar VC1973A chromosome 3, Vradiata_ver6, whole genome shotgun sequence genome and encodes:
- the LOC106756802 gene encoding probable inactive patatin-like protein 9, with protein sequence MELSKVTLEIFSKLEQQWLSHYEATSKTRILSIDGGGTTAIVSGAALIHLEDQIRAQTSDPHAQIADYFDIIAGTGIGAIVAAMITADDGFGRPLYTARDAVHFLAESNSELFKPKRSGVFRRRRRFSARSMENALKRVFQRKEEERRLLTMKDTCKPLLIPCFDLKSSAPFVFSRADASESPSFNFDLWKACRATSATPGLFAPFHFASVDGKTSCAAVDGGLVMNNPAAAAVTHVLHNKRDFPSVNGVEDLLVLSIGNGAPAKRINTAGECSTSTVVDIALDGVSETVDQMLGNAFCWNRTDYVRIQAFGLGEGKEDKVLNERVLESLPFGGKRLLQETNADRIESFVQRLVATGKTSLPPSPCKVPP